In the Populus trichocarpa isolate Nisqually-1 chromosome 1, P.trichocarpa_v4.1, whole genome shotgun sequence genome, one interval contains:
- the LOC7461665 gene encoding protein PHR1-LIKE 3, giving the protein MYSAIHSLPLDGHGDFQAALDGTNLPGDACLVLTTDPKPRLRWTAELHERFVDAVAQLGGPDKATPKTIMRTMGVKGLTLYHLKSHLQKYRLGKQSCKESTDNSKDVGIAASVAESQDTGSSTSASSRMIAQDLNDGYQVTEALRVQMEVQRRLHEQLEVQRRLQLRIEAQGKYLQSILEKACKALNDQAVATAGLEAAREELSELAIKVSNERAGIAPLDTMKMPSISELAAALENKHASNVPARVGDCSVESCLTSTGSPVSPMGVGAQVASTKKRSRPVFGNGDSLPFDGNIQQEVEWTMNNIV; this is encoded by the exons ATGTACTCTGCAATACACTCACTGCCTTTGGATGGACATGGGGACTTTCAAGCGGCATTAGATGGGACTAATCTACCTGGGGATGCGTGCTTGGTTCTCACTACGGATCCAAAACCAAGGCTCCGCTGGACTGCAGAGTTACATGAGAGATTTGTTGATGCAGTTGCCCAACTTGGTGGACCTGACA AAGCAACACCAAAGACAATTATGAGAACAATGGGGGTAAAAGGCCTCACCCTTTATCACTTGAAATCTCACCTGCAG AAATACCGGCTGGGAAAGCAGTCCTGCAAGGAATCAACTGATAACTCCAAGGATG TTGGGATTGCAGCATCAGTTGCAGAAAGTCAGGATACTGGTTCATCAACTTCGGCATCATCAAGAATGATTGCACAGGATCTTAATGA TGGTTACCAGGTTACTGAGGCTTTGAGAGTGCAGATGGAAGTCCAACGAAGATTGCATGAGCAGCTTGAG GTACAACGTCGTCTCCAACTTCGGATTGAAGCACAGGGGAAATACTTACAGTCAATACTTGAGAAAGCTTGTAAAGCCCTGAATGATCAGGCTGTTGCGACTGCAGGACTTGAAGCTGCTAGAGAAGAGCTTTCTGAATTAGCAATCAAGGTTTCCAATGAACGTGCAGGAATTGCCCCACTTGATACCATGAAAATGCCTTCCATATCTGAACTTGCTGCTGCTTTAGAGAACAAACATGCTTCCAATGTGCCTGCTCGTGTTGGCGATTGCTCTGTCGAAAGCTGCCTGACTTCAACTGGGAGCCCAGTTTCTCCAATGGGTGTGGGCGCACAGGTTGCTTCCACGAAGAAAAGATCAAGGCCTGTGTTTGGTAATGGAGATTCATTGCCCTTCGATGGCAACATTCAGCAAGAAGTTGAATGGACAATGAACAATATTGTATGA
- the LOC7492012 gene encoding probable calcium-binding protein CML22, translating to MKDSLGTSQPCPSLKSLTSKLGGMFCHCGSPNKYKRLDAKLEKKLIELKRSSSGKTNFKSMNSIIMRFPQFKEELKHIRGVFEQYDEDANGNIDMEELKKCLQNLQLNLKEEEVEDLFHSCDIDQSEGIQFNEFIVLLCLIYLLVEHSSSPLRTSKMGSPELEATFDTIVKAFLFLDKNGAGKLNKKDMIKALNEDSPWEKSPAHITRSRFKEMDWDRNGKVSFREFLFSLINWIGIDADEDIPVSTRT from the exons ATGAAAGATTCACTTG GAACTTCTCAACCTTGCCCTTCTTTGAAGTCCTTGACATCCAAACTAGGAGGGATGTTTTGCCATTGCGGATcaccaaacaaatataagagGTTGGATGCAAAGCTTGAAAAGAAGCTGATTGAACTCAAGAGAAGTTCATCTGGGAAGACgaattttaaatcaatgaatAGTATAATCATGAGGTTTCCCCAGTTTAAAGAAGAACTGAAACACATCAGAGGGGTATTCGAACAGTATG ATGAAGATGCAAATGGTAATATTGACATGGAGGAACTAAAAAAATGCTTACAAAATCTGCAACTCAATTTAAAAGAGGAGGAAGTTGAGGATCTATTCCACTCCTGCGACATTGATCAAAGCGAGGGGATACAATTCAATGAGTTCATTGTTCTTCTATGTCTCATCTATCTCCTAGTAGAGCATTCATCCTCTCCACTGAGA ACGTCAAAGATGGGTTCACCTGAGCTTGAGGCCACTTTTGATACAATAGTTAAAGCATTCTTATTTCTGGATAAGAATGGAGCTGGCAAGCTGAACAAAAAGGACATGATCAAAGCATTGAATGAGGATTCTCCATGGGAGAAATCCCCGGCACATATCACTAGATCTAGATTCA AAGAAATGGACTGGGACAGGAATGGGAAGGTCAGTTTCAGGGAGTTCCTCTTTTCTTTAATCAACTGGATCGGGATTGATGCTGATGAAGATATTCCTGTGAGCACAAGAACTTGA
- the LOC7461664 gene encoding receptor like protein kinase S.2, with product MQLNRLCIILPADLEEIKPFEDPKIPQPMQDGVRKDRHRGCGSQILHFLGDSLRRLQDSKWIGCFLHDKPSKQQPQPGLFYDLEGIQLSEKVGGANPRIFSYAELYIGSKGFCEDEVLGSGGYGKVYRAVLPSDGTVVAVKCLAERGEQFEKTFAAELVAVAHLRHRNLVRLRGWCVHEEQLLLVYDYMPNRSLDRVLFRRPENLKAAPLSWERRRKIVGGLAAALHYLHENLETQIIHRDVKTSNVMLDSHYNARLGDFGLARWLEHELEYQIRTPSMKNHQFHLTESTKIGGTIGYLPPESFQKRSVATAKSDVFSFGIVVLEVVSGRRAVDLAYPDDQIVLLDWIRVLSGEGKLLQAGDNRLPDGSFGLSDMERLIHLGLLCTLHNPQLRPNMKWVVEALSGNILGKLPPLPSFQSHPRYIAISSASNTSISKTNTTTTTTVPSSDMTISFTSSAYVTAMEETIYETAEFENINKLSSSKSNNRSHRQNALFMVETPREISYKEIISATNNFSDSQRVAEVDFGTAYYGILEDGHQVLVKRLGMTQCPAIRVRFSTELLNLGRLRHRNLIQLRGWCTELGEMLVVYDYSASRHMSHLLFHHDNRIGHSILLWRHRYNIIKSLASAVLYLHEEWDEQVIHRNITNSSIILDPDMNPRLGNFALAEFLARNDHAHKADAKENNSVRGIFGYMSPEYIEHGEATPMADVYSYGVVVLEVVSGQMAVDFRRPEVLLIRRVHEFEAQKRPLEDLADIRLNGEYDLEELIRVVKLGIACTRSNPELRPTMRQIVRILDGNDQWFTERGQNTESREEWRQKNACSMSMIRRVQALGIQ from the coding sequence ATGCAACTCAACCGCCTTTGCATCATTTTACCTGCTGATTTGGAGGAAATCAAGCCATTTGAGGACCCCAAAATCCCACAACCCATGCAAGATGGTGTCAGGAAGGACCGGCACCGCGGCTGTGGGAGCCAAATACTTCATTTCCTAGGTGATTCACTACGCCGGTTACAGGACTCGAAATGGATTGGTTGTTTTCTGCATGATAAACCAAGTAAACAGCAGCCGCAGCCTGGTCTGTTTTATGACCTTGAGGGAATCCAACTATCTGAGAAGGTTGGTGGTGCTAATCCAAGGATATTCAGCTATGCTGAGCTTTATATAGGGTCTAAAGGGTTTTGTGAAGATGAGGTTCTTGGTAGTGGAGGTTATGGAAAGGTTTATAGAGCAGTTTTACCAAGTGATGGCACTGTTGTTGCTGTTAAATGCTTGGCTGAGAGAGGAGAGCAGTTTGAGAAGACTTTTGCAGCTGAGTTGGTTGCGGTGGCTCATCTTCGACATAGGAATCTTGTCAGGCTAAGAGGTTGGTGTGTTCATGAAGAACAGTTGTTATTGGTTTATGACTACATGCCTAACCGCAGCCTGGACAGGGTGCTGTTTAGAAGGCCTGAAAACCTGAAAGCAGCACCTCTTTCCTGGGAACGAAGAAGGAAGATAGTTGGTGGCTTGGCAGCAGCATTACATTATCTCCATGAAAACTTGGAGACACAGATCATTCACCGGGATGTGAAGACGAGCAATGTAATGCTTGACTCGCATTATAATGCCCGGCTTGGTGACTTTGGCTTGGCAAGGTGGTTAGAACATGAACTTGAGTACCAAATCAGGACGCCTTCAATGAAGAATCACCAGTTTCACCTGACTGAATCGACCAAAATAGGTGGCACCATCGGTTATTTGCCACCTGAGAGCTTCCAGAAACGAAGCGTTGCTACTGCGAAATCTGATGTTTTCAGCTTTGGAATTGTTGTGTTAGAGGTGGTGTCTGGGAGGCGGGCAGTGGATCTGGCATATCCTGATGATCAGATCGTTTTGCTCGACTGGATAAGGGTGCTATCTGGTGAAGGGAAGCTTCTGCAAGCAGGGGACAATAGGCTTCCAGATGGGTCTTTCGGGCTTTCTGATATGGAACGCTTGATTCATCTGGGGCTTCTATGCACACTCCACAACCCGCAGCTTCGGCCTAACATGAAATGGGTTGTGGAAGCACTTTCTGGCAACATTTTGGGCAAATTGCCACCTCTTCCATCGTTTCAGTCACATCCTAGATACATAGCTATATCCTCTGCAAGCAACACTAGCATAAGCAAAACCAACACCACCACGACCACCACCGTTCCGAGTTCTGACATGACAATCTCGTTCACTTCATCAGCCTATGTCACAGCTATGGAAGAAACTATATATGAAACTGCAGAATTTGAGAATATTAATAAACTGAGCTCTTCTAAGTCGAACAACAGAAGTCACCGGCAAAATGCTCTCTTTATGGTGGAAACTCCCAGGGAAATATCCTACAAGGAAATCATTTCTGCTACAAACAATTTCTCCGACTCACAAAGAGTAGCAGAGGTGGACTTCGGAACTGCCTACTATGGAATCCTTGAAGACGGCCATCAAGTCTTGGTGAAGAGGCTTGGCATGACCCAGTGTCCCGCAATACGCGTTCGATTTTCAACTGAACTCCTAAACTTAGGCAGGCTCCGCCACCGCAACCTAATTCAACTCCGTGGATGGTGCACAGAACTAGGGGAGATGCTTGTCGTCTATGATTATTCAGCAAGTCGCCACATGAGTCATCTTCTTTTCCATCATGACAATAGAATTGGCCACTCTATTCTGCTTTGGCGCCACAGATATAACATTATCAAGTCTCTTGCTTCTGCAGTTCTTTATCTTCATGAGGAGTGGGATGAGCAAGTTATCCACAGGAATATCACTAACTCTTCTATCATTCTTGATCCAGACATGAATCCAAGACTTGGTAACTTTGCACTTGCCGAATTCTTGGCAAGAAATGATCATGCCCATAAAGCAGATgctaaagaaaataattcagTCCGTGGAATTTTCGGTTACATGTCTCCAGAGTACATAGAACATGGTGAAGCAACCCCAATGGCTGATGTATATAGCTATGGTGTGGTGGTTCTGGAGGTGGTCAGTGGACAAATGGCAGTTGATTTCCGGAGGCCTGAGGTGCTATTGATTCGTAGAGTTCATGAGTTTGAGGCACAGAAGAGACCACTGGAGGATCTGGCTGATATAAGGTTGAACGGTGAATATGATCTTGAAGAATTGATCAGAGTCGTCAAATTGGGAATTGCATGCACAAGGTCCAACCCAGAATTAAGGCCAACCATGAGGCAGATTGTAAGGATACTAGATGGCAATGATCAATGGTTCACGGAAAGAGGGCAAAATACGGAAAGTAGGGAAGAATGGAGACAAAAGAATGCTTGTTCTATGTCAATGATTAGAAGAGTCCAAGCTCTAGGGATTCAATGA
- the LOC18095228 gene encoding high mobility group B protein 15 translates to MASTSCAKQSPLPMREPVMSYVQYPAPGATYEDVIVSTKLFMETLEKFHAAMGTKFMIPIIAGKELNLHRLFVEVTSRGGIEKIIREKRWKEVTSVFNFPSTATNASFVLRKYYGSLLQHYEQLYYFKARSWSPVSPVPLQSPLISQCSAHVTVQPSPEYQAAAVKQKNTNTAELRGVVAMPGSSASPPVVGVIDGKFEGGYLVTVTVGSEKLKGVLYQAPQNQSWPVPQPHGVSANNSFNTNPVPSARNSGNTHPVPGTRRRRRRKKSEIKRRDPAHPKPNRSGYNFFFSEQHARLKPLYPGKDREISRMIGELWNKINDSQKAVYQEKALRDKERYKIEMEGYRERLRTGKVIIDAVPLQQWIPGKDSEMVEASVRTEETGGGSLQNDGSSSESDSEDDDRTAEKDSDMEASPV, encoded by the exons ATGGCATCAACTTCTTGTGCTAAGCAGAGTCCACTGCCCATGAGAGAACCAGTTATGAGCTATGTTCAATATCCAGCACCTGGGGCCACATATGAGGATGTTATAGTTAGCACTAAGCTTTTTATGGAAACTTTGGAGAAGTTTCATGCAGCCATGGGAACCAAGTTCAT gaTCCCTATTATAGCGGGCAAGGAACTGAACTTGCATCGGCTTTTTGTGGAGGTGACGTCTCGTGGTGGTATTGAGAAG ATTATTAGAGAGAAAAGATGGAAAGAAGTGACTTCTGTTTTCAACTTTCCATCTACGGCCACAAATGCATCTTTCGTGCTGCGCAAGTACTATGGTTCCTTGCTTCAACACTATGAACAGCTTTACTACTTTAAGGCTCGGAGTTGGAGCCCTGTCTCTCCTG TTCCTTTGCAGAGTCCATTGATATCACAATGTTCAGCTCACGTGACTGTGCAGCCGTCACCAGAATACCAAGCTGCTGCAGTCaagcaaaaaaacacaaacactgCAGAGTTGCGTGGAG TTGTAGCAATGCCAGGATCATCTGCAAGTCCTCCAGTGGTGGGGGTAATTGATGGGAAATTTGAGGGTGGGTATCTTGTTACTGTCACGGTAGGTTCAGAGAAGCTCAAAGGTGTTCTTTATCAGGCACCACAGAACCAATCATGGCCAGTGCCGCAGCCTCATGGTGTGTCTGCCAACAATAGTTTTAATACAAACCCTGTACCATCCGCCAGGAATAGTGGTAATACACACCCAGTACCAGGTACACGACGCCGGCGCCGTAGAAAGAAAAGTGAGATAAAAAGAAGGGACCCCGCTCATCCAAAACCTAACAGAAGCGGCtacaatttcttcttttctgaGCAGCATGCAAGACTCAAACCACTTTACCCAGGGAAGGATAGAGAGATCAGTAGGATGATTGGTGAGCTATGGAACAAAATAAATGATTCTCAGAAAGCG GTTTATCAGGAAAAAGCTCTTAGAGATAAAGAAAGATACAAAATAGAAATGGAGGGTTATCGAGAGAGATTGAGAACGGGGAAAGTTATTATTGACGCAGTTCCACTGCAGCAGTGGATACCAGGTAAAGATTCTGAGATGGTGGAAGCAAGTGTCAGAACTGAGGAAACTGGAGGGGGGTCTCTTCAGAATGATGGCAGTTCCAGTGAAAGTGATTCTGAGGATGATGATAGAACTGCAGAAAAAGATTCGGACATGGAAGCTTCTCCAGTATAG